GCATGCACCTTGCATTTGCGGAAAAAATCCAATTTTTTCGCAGATTTCTCTGCAATTGCGCACTAATCACTCTGCAGGAGCTAGGACATGGCTGAAGAAGGCGGCGGCAAGAAAAAATTAGTTCTGATCATTGTAGCAGTCGTTCTGCTGATTGTGATTGGTGCTGCAGCCTTTTTCCTGCTATCTGGTGGGGAAGAGGAAGAGGGAGAAATCCCTGAAGAAGAGTTACCAGTAACAGAGTCAGTCGAACCCCTAGCAGTTCCACTCTTTCTACCCTTGGAAAGTTACGTTGTGAATCTGAAGGATGGAAGACGCTACTTGAAAGCAACAATCCAGTTAATGATGAGTGATCCTGCTGCAATGGCTTATCTCCAAGGAAGGATGGTAGAAGTTAAGGATGCTGTACTTTCAGAAATGCAGACACTATCTGCAGAAGACGTAGCACAATCTGAGGCCAGAGAGTCGCTGAAGTTGAGGTTAATCAATGTGATTAGTGGCCTATTCCCATCTAAACCTGATTGGGAGGATCCTGAGCCGATCCGCAAGGTGCTCTTTGAGGAGTTTGTCATTCAGTGATCCATGAAGACTCTGAGCGCTAATGAGATTTCTTCGCCTTTCCTTGCTGCCTTTCATCTTGTTGGCAACCATCGCCTTATTTCCAAGCGGCTGCCAAAGTGAAGATGAGACGGAAGCACCCCAGAAGGTTTTGAGAGAGGGACCTCCCCCCCTTCAAGATCCGGCTTATATGAGTCTTGGTACATTTGTCGTTAACATGCCTGATGGCAAATACTATCTTAAAACGACGATGTCCCTTGCGTTCACAGATTCCGGTCCAATGGAGTGGATGACTGCTCGCACACCGCTGGTGAAAGACATGATCATTCGTCACTTGCAAAGTATCTCCGTTGAGCAATTAGA
The sequence above is drawn from the SAR324 cluster bacterium genome and encodes:
- a CDS encoding flagellar basal body-associated FliL family protein: MAEEGGGKKKLVLIIVAVVLLIVIGAAAFFLLSGGEEEEGEIPEEELPVTESVEPLAVPLFLPLESYVVNLKDGRRYLKATIQLMMSDPAAMAYLQGRMVEVKDAVLSEMQTLSAEDVAQSEARESLKLRLINVISGLFPSKPDWEDPEPIRKVLFEEFVIQ
- a CDS encoding flagellar basal body-associated FliL family protein, with the translated sequence MRFLRLSLLPFILLATIALFPSGCQSEDETEAPQKVLREGPPPLQDPAYMSLGTFVVNMPDGKYYLKTTMSLAFTDSGPMEWMTARTPLVKDMIIRHLQSISVEQLEDLRYRQILKNDLMIRLNSLFPNEPPWEDLDPVKRILFTEFYKQ